One Branchiostoma lanceolatum isolate klBraLanc5 chromosome 18, klBraLanc5.hap2, whole genome shotgun sequence DNA window includes the following coding sequences:
- the LOC136423746 gene encoding uncharacterized protein: MASLVRGATRWLSSALQLRGAPGRKLHIARGEEAEGVFRLLEAYNEHVDGRTLYNSAAVRPKLTLQKNVTQVGFSIDTMLMQEALSGTSALNICSKPSAFELKEQARPKKYFQVKNGKATFIEE, encoded by the exons ATGGCGAGCTTAGTCCGGGGCGCCACCAGGTGGCTTTCATCAGCATTGCAACTGCGCGGCGCACCCGGACGGAAGCTGCATATCGCCAGAGGGGAGGAAGCCGAGGGAGTCTTCAGACTCTTGGAG GCATACAACGAGCACGTCGATGGGCGCACCCTTTACAACAGCGCCGCCGTGCGACCGAAGCTGACACTGCAGAAGAACGTCACGCAGGTTGGCTTCTCCATCGACACCATGCTGATGCAG GAGGCCTTGTCTGGAACATCTGCGCTGAACATCTGCAGCAAGCCATCTGCCTTCGAGTTGAAAGAACAG GCTCGCCCGAAAAAGTATTTCCAGGTGAAGAACGGAAAGGCTACATTCATCGAGGAATAG